A stretch of Acidimicrobiia bacterium DNA encodes these proteins:
- a CDS encoding glycosyltransferase family 39 protein, protein MAARNRRFFARMGLVTAGAAIWRVWYAAAIVDPRVRDVRLSDQVFYTVQANLLAHGHGFSNPFAFIFFDREIPTALHPPLYSLVLALPARLGITSELSYRVITALLGAVVVFLVGMLGRQLGGDRVGIVAAILAAAYPPLWTNDAVIGLETLYCLLVVLALMAAYRFWDSPGIKPAAAMAVPLSLAVLTRSEGLVLFVLLGGSTVLLARGIDWKRKLQLLGVVAGIGVVITAPWVVRNLVTFEEPTTLGTGFGGVLAYGNCDTTYYGEKLGYWDDSCSFGDYPRNLEESVVDARARDQGLTYIRNNLDRVPVVMLARIGRIWNVFQPVQDVHLNDAFERRGLVESWAVLLAYYLLIPFAIGGLFVMRHRHLPIFPMLAIAAAVTITVVVGFPVTRYRAPFDLVIPVLAAFSLDALWRRYRAARSASSAPLVDDACSTPRSVEHVAP, encoded by the coding sequence ATGGCCGCCCGCAACCGTCGCTTCTTCGCACGGATGGGTCTCGTCACAGCGGGGGCGGCCATCTGGCGCGTGTGGTACGCGGCCGCGATCGTGGATCCCCGCGTGCGCGACGTGCGCCTGAGCGACCAGGTCTTCTACACGGTGCAGGCGAACCTGCTCGCCCACGGTCACGGATTCTCCAACCCGTTTGCCTTCATCTTCTTCGACCGCGAGATCCCGACCGCGCTCCACCCACCGCTCTACTCGCTCGTGTTGGCGCTCCCGGCCCGGCTCGGGATCACCAGCGAGCTCTCCTATCGCGTCATCACCGCGCTCCTCGGGGCGGTCGTCGTGTTCCTCGTGGGCATGCTCGGCCGCCAGCTCGGGGGCGACCGCGTCGGCATCGTCGCCGCGATCCTCGCCGCCGCGTACCCTCCGCTCTGGACCAACGACGCGGTCATCGGGTTGGAGACGCTCTACTGCCTCCTCGTGGTGCTCGCGTTGATGGCCGCGTACCGGTTCTGGGACTCACCCGGGATCAAGCCGGCCGCGGCGATGGCCGTCCCTCTCTCCCTCGCGGTGCTCACGCGCTCGGAGGGACTGGTCCTGTTCGTGCTGCTCGGGGGGTCGACGGTGCTGCTCGCGCGCGGTATCGACTGGAAGCGCAAGCTGCAACTGCTCGGCGTGGTGGCCGGGATCGGTGTCGTCATCACCGCGCCGTGGGTGGTTCGGAACCTCGTGACGTTCGAGGAACCCACCACGCTCGGAACTGGCTTCGGCGGCGTCCTCGCGTACGGCAACTGCGACACGACCTATTACGGCGAGAAGTTGGGGTACTGGGACGACAGCTGCAGCTTCGGCGACTATCCCCGGAACCTCGAGGAGAGCGTGGTCGACGCGCGCGCACGCGACCAAGGGCTCACGTACATTCGGAATAACCTCGACCGCGTGCCGGTGGTAATGCTCGCAAGAATTGGCCGCATCTGGAACGTGTTTCAACCGGTCCAGGATGTCCATCTGAACGATGCGTTCGAACGACGCGGCCTGGTCGAATCGTGGGCGGTGCTCCTCGCCTACTACCTCTTGATCCCATTCGCGATCGGCGGGCTCTTCGTGATGCGGCACCGGCACCTTCCGATCTTTCCGATGCTCGCGATCGCCGCCGCGGTCACGATCACCGTCGTGGTGGGATTTCCGGTCACGCGTTATCGCGCGCCGTTCGACCTCGTGATACCGGTCCTCGCCGCGTTCTCGCTCGACGCGCTCTGGCGCCGTTACCGCGCGGCGAGATCCGCCTCGAGCGCGCCGCTTGTCGACGACGCCTGTTCCACTCCCCGCTCGGTCGAGCACGTGGCTCCATGA
- a CDS encoding glycosyltransferase family 39 protein, which translates to MHTVDTAPSTMPAPARRRFALALTGVGLAALVIRVTWVLVARRNFVLKGDDFYYHWQANALADGLGFVNPLTWKALDRLDPSAAHPPLYTLYLAAVSWFGGTSALTHRLASCVLGAGGVVVIGLVARRIAGDRAALISAGVAAVYPMLWINDGMLVSESMYVLVVAAILLAAYRLWESRSVLDAVLLGGAIGLGALTRPEAIMLVPLMGLPLLLARDRDVRSRLTVVVVVGAACLLVILPWWARNLATFEEPVFLATGHGSVLQIANCDSTYSGQLLGYWDIRCLTASRPPENAEQQRLLESTKFPGIAYLLLQDPRDESIPDVKARNHAFDYIGDHLTRAPLVAAARVGRVWGVFRVEQGVDLDVFFERRGEWPSWLGTGMYYVLVPLSIYALVVMRRRRLPISPMIAIAIMVTVTAAISIGITRYRVGGDVALAVLGGIGIDALWRRVRDERAGSRAEHEPELAAP; encoded by the coding sequence GTGCACACCGTCGACACCGCGCCTTCCACGATGCCCGCGCCGGCGCGGCGCCGCTTCGCCCTCGCGCTGACCGGGGTGGGGCTCGCCGCGCTCGTGATCCGGGTCACCTGGGTGCTCGTCGCCCGGCGCAACTTTGTGCTGAAGGGCGACGACTTCTACTACCACTGGCAGGCGAACGCGTTGGCCGACGGGCTCGGTTTCGTCAATCCGCTCACGTGGAAGGCGCTCGACCGGCTCGACCCCAGTGCCGCACACCCCCCGCTCTACACCCTCTACCTCGCGGCGGTGTCGTGGTTCGGGGGCACGAGCGCGCTGACCCACCGGTTGGCGTCGTGCGTGCTCGGCGCGGGGGGCGTGGTGGTCATCGGCCTCGTCGCCCGCCGCATTGCCGGCGACCGGGCAGCCCTCATCAGCGCGGGTGTCGCGGCCGTGTACCCCATGCTCTGGATCAACGACGGCATGCTCGTGTCGGAGTCGATGTACGTGCTCGTCGTCGCGGCGATCCTGCTTGCCGCGTACCGGCTCTGGGAGTCGCGCTCGGTACTCGACGCGGTCCTGCTCGGGGGCGCGATCGGCCTGGGCGCGCTCACCCGACCCGAGGCCATCATGCTCGTGCCCCTCATGGGGCTGCCGCTCCTGCTCGCGCGCGACCGCGACGTTCGCTCGCGGCTCACCGTCGTGGTGGTGGTCGGAGCCGCGTGCCTGCTCGTCATCCTCCCCTGGTGGGCGCGCAACCTCGCGACCTTCGAGGAGCCGGTGTTCCTCGCAACCGGTCACGGAAGCGTGCTCCAGATCGCGAACTGCGACAGCACCTACTCCGGTCAGTTGCTCGGGTACTGGGACATCCGGTGCTTGACCGCGTCGCGCCCGCCGGAGAACGCGGAGCAGCAACGGCTCCTCGAGAGCACCAAATTTCCGGGGATCGCCTACCTCCTCCTCCAAGACCCACGCGACGAGTCGATCCCCGACGTCAAGGCCCGCAACCACGCGTTCGACTACATCGGTGACCACCTCACGCGCGCGCCACTGGTCGCGGCAGCGCGCGTCGGTCGCGTCTGGGGCGTCTTCCGAGTGGAGCAAGGAGTGGACCTCGATGTGTTTTTCGAGCGTCGAGGCGAGTGGCCGTCCTGGCTCGGGACCGGCATGTACTACGTACTCGTCCCGCTGTCGATCTACGCGCTCGTGGTCATGCGTCGGCGCCGGCTCCCGATCTCCCCGATGATCGCCATCGCGATCATGGTGACGGTGACCGCGGCGATCTCGATCGGCATCACCCGCTACCGGGTGGGTGGGGATGTGGCGCTCGCCGTCCTCGGTGGCATCGGGATCGACGCGCTCTGGCGACGGGTTCGCGACGAACGCGCGGGCTCGCGCGCCGAGCATGAACCGGAGCTCGCCGCGCCGTGA
- a CDS encoding acyltransferase family protein, which yields MARTLHETARVAESPPTSPEVDAESARSPASESSHRPASQFSYQPALDGIRAFAVGSVLLYHAGQSWMIGGYLGVDAFFVLSGFLITTLLVTEWSSRPRIDLAAFWARRARRLLPALGLVIVGILVYAAVFAAPGEVARIRSDGFATIGYVANWKFVFSGDSYFEHFTQPSPFRHMWSLAIEEQFYLIWPLIVAGVLAVGRSLRVLLAASLAMLVGSAVLMGLLYAPGHDPSRVYYGTDTRAQSLLLGAIAAILVYLHGPIRSRAARLVLRAAALVGAVYTLWLWSHMSERTDGLYRGGFLLAALAVVAVIVSVTQPDRGTIGLALSWFPLRWIGMISYGLYLWHWPVYLTLTTARTGVEGNALLFLRLATTFVLADLSYYLVERPIRRGTLRIPRPALVIPAVAGALVVALVLSTTGGETSVANVARGSVERQAPRRAPTPESSVVPTAPTASRVLLVGDSVAVTLGIGLGNVAAASNGSVEFRNGGTFGCGMLRGGMIRVGGELIDQQLECDDWNQRWVNRIVEFQPNVVVLLTGAWDLLDREIDGRQYSPGSVGFDRYFLSELGEATRLLASQGANIVVLTTPFFSRPELVGGSESFPEYEPWRVDRVNALLRDYVVAHPSAYELIDLNRYVSPGGRFAEYLRGVRIRDDGVHFTVEGAGMVAAWLVPQLERVAHEPSVEQTDVVEHYDRRKTRGT from the coding sequence CTGGCTCGAACCCTGCACGAGACGGCCCGCGTCGCGGAGTCACCACCGACTTCGCCTGAGGTCGACGCGGAATCGGCGCGGTCTCCGGCGAGCGAGTCGTCACACCGTCCCGCGTCACAGTTCAGCTACCAGCCCGCGCTCGACGGGATCCGTGCGTTCGCGGTGGGCTCAGTGCTGCTCTACCACGCCGGGCAATCCTGGATGATCGGCGGCTATCTCGGAGTCGACGCCTTCTTCGTGCTGAGCGGCTTCCTCATCACGACGCTGCTGGTTACTGAGTGGAGTTCGCGACCGCGAATCGATCTGGCCGCGTTCTGGGCGCGTCGAGCTCGACGCCTTCTCCCCGCGCTCGGGCTCGTGATCGTCGGGATCCTTGTCTACGCGGCTGTGTTCGCGGCGCCGGGAGAGGTTGCGCGCATCCGCTCTGACGGCTTCGCGACGATCGGCTACGTCGCGAACTGGAAGTTCGTGTTCTCCGGCGATTCGTACTTCGAGCACTTCACGCAGCCGTCACCGTTCCGGCACATGTGGTCGCTCGCGATCGAGGAGCAGTTCTACCTGATCTGGCCGCTGATCGTCGCCGGTGTTCTCGCGGTGGGGCGCTCGCTGCGCGTCCTGCTCGCGGCTTCGCTTGCGATGCTCGTCGGGTCGGCGGTGCTCATGGGGCTGCTCTACGCGCCGGGGCACGACCCTTCGCGTGTCTATTACGGAACCGACACCCGCGCGCAGTCACTGCTTCTCGGCGCGATCGCGGCGATCCTCGTGTACCTCCACGGTCCGATCAGGTCGCGTGCGGCGCGGCTCGTGCTCCGGGCTGCCGCGCTCGTCGGTGCCGTGTACACGTTGTGGTTGTGGTCGCACATGTCGGAGCGTACCGACGGGCTCTATCGCGGCGGCTTCCTCCTCGCCGCGCTCGCCGTCGTCGCCGTCATCGTGTCGGTGACGCAGCCCGACCGGGGGACCATCGGTTTGGCGCTGTCGTGGTTCCCTCTCCGTTGGATCGGGATGATCTCCTACGGGCTGTACCTCTGGCACTGGCCCGTCTACCTCACGCTCACCACTGCCCGCACCGGAGTCGAGGGGAACGCCCTCCTCTTCCTGCGCCTCGCGACTACGTTCGTTCTCGCCGACCTCTCGTACTACCTGGTCGAGCGACCGATCCGTCGGGGGACGCTCCGGATCCCGCGGCCGGCGCTCGTGATACCGGCGGTCGCGGGTGCACTCGTCGTGGCCTTGGTCCTGTCGACCACCGGCGGCGAGACGTCGGTGGCGAACGTCGCCCGGGGCTCGGTCGAGCGCCAGGCCCCTCGGCGCGCCCCCACTCCGGAGAGCAGCGTGGTGCCCACCGCGCCCACAGCTTCCCGTGTGCTCCTGGTCGGGGATTCCGTAGCGGTCACGCTCGGCATCGGTCTGGGGAACGTCGCGGCCGCGAGCAACGGGAGCGTCGAGTTCAGGAACGGCGGCACGTTCGGGTGCGGCATGCTCCGCGGCGGCATGATCCGCGTCGGCGGTGAGCTCATCGACCAGCAGCTCGAATGCGACGACTGGAACCAACGCTGGGTCAACAGGATCGTGGAGTTCCAGCCCAACGTGGTCGTGCTGCTCACCGGCGCGTGGGACCTGCTCGACCGAGAGATCGACGGCCGGCAGTACAGCCCCGGCTCGGTGGGATTCGACCGCTACTTCTTGTCGGAGCTCGGCGAGGCGACCCGATTGCTCGCGTCGCAGGGTGCGAACATCGTGGTGCTGACCACGCCGTTCTTCTCTCGTCCCGAGCTCGTCGGAGGATCGGAGAGCTTTCCCGAGTACGAGCCGTGGCGTGTCGACCGCGTGAACGCGCTGCTCCGTGACTACGTCGTCGCGCACCCCAGCGCGTACGAGTTGATCGATCTGAATCGCTACGTCTCTCCCGGCGGCAGGTTCGCGGAGTATCTCCGGGGCGTGCGCATTCGCGACGATGGTGTGCACTTCACGGTCGAGGGTGCGGGCATGGTCGCGGCGTGGCTCGTGCCGCAGCTCGAGCGGGTCGCACACGAGCCCTCCGTCGAGCAGACCGACGTGGTGGAGCACTACGACCGGCGCAAGACGCGCGGGACCTGA
- a CDS encoding glycosyltransferase family 39 protein, whose translation MTAEPSTAQSSTIGAPTTPRRTTSTRDPVRFFARRLGVITVFAFAVRVANVLWWRPTTDIHSYHNGYYLWGDAYYYHWQANALAKGYWFVDPFRFSIFGSTHRPSSVHPPLYTIYLSMWSWLGLDTVTWHRLASCVLGAAAVLVIGIVGYRIAGTAVGLLAAGIAAVYPQLWINDGMLLSEPMAVLTAAVVILVAYEFWRRPSMRWAVLLGLACALATASRSELSLLFPLLVIPLALLAKGPDRKRRLQMAGAACVAGGLLLLPWVTFNLLRFEEFSTMNTGFGAALSAASCDETYYGDRIGYYADCFQGPWPPPSYDESESDAVARKDAMKYIKAHLGRLPVVAAARVGRLWDLYMPGDTTRLDYALEGRGRAASWIGLFSYYLLAPFAVVGLVVLRRRRVPLLPLMAFIVIATIAAALFFGNTRYRAPAEVSVVLAAATGMVAAWHRLADRRSDPVASA comes from the coding sequence ATGACTGCCGAGCCGTCGACCGCCCAAAGCTCGACCATTGGTGCGCCGACGACGCCGCGGCGCACGACCTCCACGCGCGACCCCGTGAGGTTCTTCGCCCGACGGCTCGGCGTCATCACGGTGTTCGCGTTCGCGGTGCGCGTGGCCAACGTCTTGTGGTGGCGACCGACTACCGATATCCACAGCTACCACAACGGCTATTACCTCTGGGGCGACGCGTACTACTACCACTGGCAAGCAAACGCGCTGGCCAAGGGCTATTGGTTCGTCGACCCGTTCCGCTTCTCGATCTTCGGCTCCACCCACCGGCCGAGCAGTGTGCACCCGCCGCTCTACACGATCTACCTCTCGATGTGGTCGTGGCTCGGGCTCGACACGGTCACCTGGCACCGTCTTGCATCGTGCGTGCTCGGCGCGGCTGCGGTACTCGTGATCGGCATCGTCGGGTACCGAATCGCGGGCACCGCCGTCGGTCTCCTCGCCGCCGGCATCGCCGCCGTGTATCCGCAGCTCTGGATCAACGACGGCATGCTGCTCTCCGAGCCGATGGCGGTGCTCACTGCCGCGGTTGTGATCCTCGTGGCGTACGAGTTCTGGCGCCGGCCGAGCATGCGATGGGCGGTGCTCCTGGGTCTGGCGTGCGCGCTCGCGACTGCGAGTCGGTCCGAGCTCAGTCTCCTGTTCCCACTGCTCGTGATTCCTCTGGCGCTCCTCGCGAAGGGCCCGGATCGCAAGCGACGGCTGCAAATGGCGGGAGCCGCGTGCGTCGCGGGAGGGCTCCTCCTCCTGCCCTGGGTCACGTTCAACCTGCTCCGGTTCGAGGAGTTCTCCACCATGAACACCGGGTTCGGGGCCGCGCTCTCCGCCGCGAGCTGCGACGAGACGTACTACGGGGATCGCATCGGCTACTACGCCGACTGTTTCCAGGGCCCGTGGCCACCGCCCTCGTACGACGAGTCCGAGAGCGACGCGGTGGCGCGCAAGGACGCGATGAAGTACATCAAGGCACACCTCGGGCGACTGCCCGTGGTGGCCGCGGCGCGCGTCGGTCGCCTGTGGGATCTCTACATGCCCGGCGACACCACGAGACTCGACTACGCGCTCGAGGGACGGGGCCGTGCCGCGTCGTGGATCGGGCTCTTCTCCTATTACCTGCTCGCACCCTTCGCGGTGGTCGGCCTGGTCGTACTGCGACGACGACGAGTGCCCCTCCTGCCGCTCATGGCGTTCATCGTCATCGCAACGATCGCGGCGGCGCTCTTCTTCGGAAACACGAGGTACCGCGCGCCCGCTGAGGTCTCCGTGGTCCTCGCGGCCGCCACCGGGATGGTCGCGGCCTGGCACCGGCTCGCCGACCGGCGTTCGGACCCGGTCGCTTCCGCCTGA
- a CDS encoding class I SAM-dependent methyltransferase, with translation MPDEHGLSGEQLSRLYGERFTPEELAFKQSMWKVFCESYFQQFIAPTETVVDLGAGSCEFINAIRCGEKIAVDLNPDLEHYLDEGKAVVANSNSMPEIVTGSVDVVFTSNFFEHLPNKAELLATLDECHRIVRDGGRLLVVMPNIRYLPGRYWDYFDHHLALTHYSLVEALAISGFRAEMVVPRFLPYTIKHTRLPHSLALVRLYMRVPLAWRVLGEQMFVVARRVDAEPE, from the coding sequence ATGCCCGACGAGCACGGCCTGAGTGGCGAACAGCTCTCGCGCCTCTACGGCGAACGCTTCACGCCAGAGGAGCTCGCCTTCAAGCAGAGCATGTGGAAGGTCTTCTGCGAGAGCTACTTCCAGCAGTTCATCGCTCCCACGGAGACCGTCGTCGACCTCGGAGCCGGTTCGTGTGAGTTCATCAACGCGATTCGGTGCGGCGAGAAGATCGCCGTCGATCTCAACCCCGACCTCGAGCACTATCTCGACGAGGGCAAAGCAGTGGTCGCGAACAGCAACTCCATGCCCGAGATCGTCACGGGTTCGGTCGACGTCGTGTTCACGTCGAACTTCTTCGAGCACCTTCCGAACAAGGCGGAGCTGCTCGCCACGCTCGACGAGTGCCACCGGATCGTGCGCGACGGCGGTCGGCTCCTCGTGGTGATGCCGAACATTCGCTACCTGCCGGGACGGTACTGGGACTACTTCGATCACCACCTCGCCCTCACGCATTACAGCTTGGTCGAAGCGTTGGCGATCAGCGGGTTCCGCGCCGAGATGGTCGTCCCGCGGTTCTTGCCGTACACGATCAAGCACACCCGGCTGCCACACAGCCTGGCGCTCGTTCGGCTCTACATGCGCGTGCCGCTCGCGTGGCGCGTGTTGGGTGAGCAGATGTTCGTGGTCGCGCGACGCGTCGACGCCGAACCCGAGTGA